One Candidatus Syntrophosphaera sp. genomic window carries:
- the eno gene encoding phosphopyruvate hydratase, producing the protein MSEIMYIKGREILDSRGNPTVEADVHLESGVVARAAVPSGASTGEREAIELRDGDKSRYGGKGTLQAVDNINKVIAPALCGLESTHQAELDRIMLALDGTPNKSKLGANAILAVSMAVARASAIELDLPLYRYLGGVNALTLPVPMSNIINGGAHADNNVDIQEFMIMPLGAKSFREAIRMNAETFHALKAILKKRGLATGVGDEGGFAPNLDSNEDALKVIVQAISDAGYEPGKDIFIALDAAASSFWKDGSYAFEGRMMNSDEMVAYYAAMVEKYPIVSLEDGLAENDWAGWKKLNDTLGTRIQNVGDDIFVTNPAIIKRGIAEGVANSVLIKLNQIGSVTETLDAINTAHKVGWTCVVSHRSGETGDTFIADLAVAMNSGQIKTGSISRSERVDKYNQLIRIEEELGEAACFPGKAVIKQLS; encoded by the coding sequence ATGTCTGAAATAATGTATATCAAAGGGCGGGAAATACTGGATTCACGCGGTAACCCGACCGTTGAGGCGGACGTTCATCTGGAAAGCGGTGTGGTGGCGCGGGCCGCGGTTCCCAGCGGTGCCTCGACCGGTGAGCGCGAAGCCATCGAACTGCGTGACGGCGACAAATCACGCTATGGCGGCAAAGGCACCCTGCAGGCCGTGGATAACATCAATAAGGTCATCGCTCCGGCCCTCTGTGGGCTGGAATCCACCCATCAGGCCGAACTGGACCGGATCATGCTGGCTTTGGACGGCACGCCGAACAAATCCAAGCTCGGTGCCAACGCGATCCTGGCCGTTTCCATGGCCGTCGCCCGCGCCAGCGCCATCGAGCTGGACCTGCCTCTGTACCGCTATCTGGGAGGTGTGAACGCCCTCACTTTGCCCGTGCCGATGAGCAACATCATCAATGGCGGGGCCCACGCGGACAACAACGTGGACATCCAGGAATTCATGATCATGCCCCTGGGCGCCAAATCCTTCCGGGAAGCGATCCGCATGAACGCAGAGACCTTCCACGCCCTCAAGGCAATCCTAAAAAAACGCGGATTGGCCACCGGGGTCGGCGATGAAGGCGGTTTCGCGCCCAACCTCGATTCCAACGAAGACGCCCTCAAAGTGATCGTCCAGGCCATCAGCGACGCCGGCTACGAGCCCGGAAAGGACATTTTCATCGCCCTCGACGCTGCCGCTTCCAGCTTCTGGAAAGACGGGTCCTACGCCTTTGAAGGCAGGATGATGAACAGCGACGAAATGGTCGCCTACTATGCCGCCATGGTGGAGAAATATCCCATCGTCTCGCTCGAGGATGGACTGGCCGAAAACGATTGGGCGGGCTGGAAAAAGCTCAACGACACCCTCGGAACGCGCATCCAGAACGTGGGCGACGACATCTTCGTCACCAATCCCGCGATCATCAAGCGCGGCATTGCCGAAGGGGTCGCCAACAGCGTCCTGATCAAGCTCAATCAGATCGGCAGCGTCACCGAAACCCTCGACGCCATCAACACCGCCCACAAGGTCGGCTGGACCTGCGTGGTTTCCCATCGCAGCGGCGAAACCGGCGACACCTTCATCGCGGACCTCGCCGTTGCCATGAACAGCGGCCAGATCAAGACCGGCTCCATTTCCCGCAGCGAACGGGTGGACAAATACAACCAACTTATCCGCATCGAAGAGGAATTGGGCGAAGCGGCCTGCTTCCCCGGCAAAGCGGTGATCAAACAACTAAGCTGA
- a CDS encoding SPFH/Band 7/PHB domain protein, which produces MTIGIIVGLAVAIFVITLISRSIIVVRQAEVVIVERLGKYIKTLSSGIHIIVPIFDKMRPIHWRYNKADYRGNTVMIQRVENRIDLRETVYDFPRQNVITSDNVSININALLYFQVTDPYKAVYEIGNLPEAIEKLTQTSLRNVIGELTLDFTLTSRDTINAKLRDILDDATDKWGVKVNRVELQEILPPEEIRTAMEKEMRAERDKRAKMLTGDAEREYQIRVAEGDKQAKIARADGEAQAKLLVADAERRSIQLIAEAVGATGTDPAQYLIALKYVTAFSEVTKQGDKTVVIPYESAALIGSVKTLANIFEK; this is translated from the coding sequence ATGACTATCGGCATCATCGTCGGTCTCGCCGTGGCTATCTTTGTGATAACCCTCATTTCCAGAAGCATCATCGTGGTGCGCCAGGCTGAAGTGGTGATCGTGGAACGCCTGGGAAAGTACATCAAGACCCTTTCTTCCGGCATTCACATCATCGTTCCCATATTTGACAAGATGCGCCCCATCCACTGGCGCTACAACAAAGCCGACTATCGCGGCAACACGGTCATGATCCAGCGCGTGGAAAACCGCATCGACCTGCGCGAAACGGTTTACGACTTCCCCCGCCAGAACGTGATCACCAGCGACAACGTTTCCATCAACATCAACGCCCTGCTCTATTTCCAGGTCACCGATCCCTACAAGGCCGTCTATGAGATCGGAAACCTGCCCGAAGCGATCGAGAAACTCACCCAGACCTCGCTGCGTAACGTCATCGGCGAATTGACCCTGGATTTCACCCTCACCTCGCGCGATACGATCAACGCCAAACTGCGCGACATCCTGGATGACGCCACCGACAAATGGGGCGTGAAGGTCAACCGCGTGGAACTGCAGGAGATCCTGCCTCCGGAAGAGATCCGTACCGCAATGGAAAAGGAAATGCGCGCCGAACGCGACAAACGCGCCAAAATGCTCACCGGCGACGCCGAGCGCGAATACCAGATCCGCGTGGCCGAAGGTGACAAACAAGCCAAGATCGCCCGCGCCGACGGTGAAGCGCAGGCCAAGCTTCTGGTCGCGGATGCCGAACGCAGGTCCATTCAGTTGATCGCCGAAGCTGTCGGCGCAACAGGCACCGATCCGGCCCAATACCTGATCGCCCTCAAATACGTCACCGCCTTCTCGGAAGTGACCAAACAGGGCGACAAAACTGTGGTGATTCCCTACGAATCGGCCGCTTTGATCGGCTCTGTCAAGACCCTGGCCAATATTTTCGAGAAGTAA
- a CDS encoding penicillin-binding protein activator LpoB produces MEKVLVLLICALALAGCATNVVSTWNDEDARILARELAADILAGDWLLDFAEQHSSYPTLMICELDNHSGQTIPLQDLGKELSRELLASGKLRMVVPRKPTAEGTDDPAGLDIPIDTSGADVLLLGSLEAIPDPKLLIFRLDLHLLDAQSKALLHRAVGLRQKPLLEKKKRTI; encoded by the coding sequence ATGGAAAAAGTTCTGGTTTTGCTGATCTGCGCGCTGGCCTTGGCCGGATGCGCCACCAATGTCGTCAGCACCTGGAATGATGAGGACGCGCGGATCCTGGCCCGGGAACTGGCCGCCGATATCCTGGCCGGAGACTGGCTGCTGGATTTCGCGGAACAGCATTCCTCCTACCCCACCCTGATGATCTGCGAACTGGACAACCACAGCGGTCAAACCATTCCCCTGCAAGATCTTGGCAAAGAGCTGAGCCGGGAACTGCTGGCCAGCGGAAAGCTGCGGATGGTAGTGCCCCGGAAACCCACTGCTGAAGGGACAGACGACCCGGCCGGGCTGGACATTCCCATCGACACTAGCGGCGCCGACGTACTCCTCCTCGGCAGCCTGGAAGCCATTCCTGACCCCAAGCTGCTCATCTTCCGGCTGGACCTGCATCTATTGGACGCACAGAGCAAAGCTTTGCTGCACAGGGCCGTCGGACTGCGCCAAAAACCCTTGCTGGAGAAGAAGAAAAGGACCATTTGA